Sequence from the Deferribacter autotrophicus genome:
AATAATTAAAATAAGTGGATAATAACAAGGTTACTGTAATTAATGAAATAATATATAAAGAAAGTTTTAATTTCATCTTCGTTATTAAAAGGTGTTTTTATAAAAATGTCAATAAATTGGTTTTTAAACGGTTTCAATATGATGAATAATCTTTTTCGATAGATAAATTAATATTAATATAATTAGGAACATATATAATAAGTTAGATATATTGATAGAGCCTTGTAAAAGTGAGCTTCTAATCAGTTTTGTGGAATAAGTAAGAGGGAAGATATAAGCAATATATTTTACAAACAAAGGCATTTTATCCACAGGGTAAAATGTACCTGAGAGAAATATCATTGGAGTGATTACAAAGGTATTTACACTAAATTGGTCACCATGGTTCTTAACAATTAAAGCTACGATAAATCCTAAAAGGGAAAATGCAGTGAGATGCAGTAAAATTGAGATCATAAACAGAATGTTTATATTCAGATTCACGCCAATTACAAACCCATAGATGATTACTATCACCGTCGGGATTAATCCTTTTGTAATGCCATATAAGGTTTCACCTGCAACAATTTGCCATTTGGGGATTGGAGCAAGCAGATATTCATCAAATACTTTAAAGTAGAATCTTGAAATATTGATTTCTGTAGAAATTCCATAAGCTTGGTTCATAGAGCTCATTGTAATAAGACCGGGTATTAAAAAAGTGATATAATTATAACCATCAATTTGAGAATTTCTGCCTACACCAAAACCGAATGCTAGAAGGAACAAAAGGGGTGATATGGAGCTTGAAAGAATCACTTTCCAAAATCTGGATTTTAAAATAAAAAGTTCTCTTAAGTAAACTCCTATGACCCCATTTATCATATTTCTATTTTTCTCCCGGTTAGCTTTAAGTATACATCTTCAAGGTTTACTTCTCGAATTTTTGCAGAGTAGACGCCGTTTAAACTGTTTAATCTTTCAAGAGCTTCTTTTTTACTGTTAAAATACTCTTCTACTGTTTTGTTATCTTTGAAGATTTCAAGGGTGTATTTTCCAACTTCGTTTTTCAACGATTCAGGCTCACCTTCTTTTATTATTTTACCGTTGTCAATGAAATATACATAGTTTGATAAAGTCTCGGCTTCTTCAATGTAGTGGGTCGTTAAAATAATGGTGCAACCTAGTTTTATATTAATACTTTTTATAAAATCCCACAAATGCCTTCGCGTGGCAGGATCTAATCCCACAGTCGGCTCATCAAGAAACAGAATTTTTGGTTCATGCAGGAGCGCTCTTCCAATTACAAGTCTCCGCTTCATCCCTCCTGAAAGCTTTCCTGCCTTTTTATCTTTATGTTTAGAAAGCCCGGTAAAATGAAGCATTTCGTTTATTTTATTTATTCTTTTTTCCTTGTTTATCCCATAAAGGATTGAGTGTACTAGCCAGTTTTCAACCACTGTGAGGTCTCTATCCACATTGTTGTGCTGAGGAACAACACCAATCAATTTTTTGATTTTGTTATTTTTAGGGGTAAAAGGGGTTTTATCGTAGAATATCTCTCCTCTATCTTGCTTTAACAATCCTGTAAGAATGTTTATTGCTGTAGTCTTACCTGCTCCATTTGGTCCAAGTAAGGCTGTGATGGAGTTATGTTTTACAGTGAAGCTAACACCTTTTAATGCTTTGGTGTTTCCAAAACTTTTTTCAAGATTTATCACTTCTATTTGCATAGGGTTGAAAATAAATAAAATAATTCTAAGTTGCAAGAAAATAATTGCAAAAACCACCATTTTATTTTATGATTTTTTTAGGCACAAGGGAAGTCCGGTGAAAATCCGGCGCTGTACCCGCAGCTGTGAGCTGGACGAAAGCCCTTTATGCCACTGCCAGTCCGTGGGCTGGTGGGAAGGCGGGCGAGTAGGATGAAGGCGAGCCAGAAGACCTGTGCCTCACCCGGCCATAGTCGGGTGTGAGCGTCCCCGGGTATTGGGACCGGAGCGCTTGAACTTTCCTGTTAACGGCTCTCCGGTCTCAATTTATGAGACTGGAGAGTGTGATGGATAAAAAAGCAGTTGTCATATCATCTGATAGAAGCGGTTCCGGTAAAAGTAGTTTTTCCATATTTTTATCCAGATTTTTTTCCAATCAACAATTAAAAGTTATCCCTTTTAAATGTGGACCGGATTATATTGATACGTTGCATTTAAAGTATGCTTCAAAGAACTATGCCTACAATCTTGATACGGTTTTGATGAATCGTGAAAAGCTGAAGTACAGTTTTACCAAAAAATTACTTGAAAATGACGTGGCCGTTGTTGAAGGGGTCATGGGTTTTTATGATGGTGTGGATTTTAAAAGCTTTTACGGAAGTACATATGACATAACTAAAACACTAGGTTTGCCTGTAATTTTTATACTTGATGTTTCGTCAACTTCATATACCGCCTCTGCAAGATTAAAAGGACTAGTTTCATTGGTAGATAATATAAATGTGGTCGGCGTTATTTTAAACAAAGTAGGTTCCACAAGGCATGAGTCAATGGTTAGAAATGCTGTCGAATAT
This genomic interval carries:
- a CDS encoding ABC transporter permease, giving the protein MINGVIGVYLRELFILKSRFWKVILSSSISPLLFLLAFGFGVGRNSQIDGYNYITFLIPGLITMSSMNQAYGISTEINISRFYFKVFDEYLLAPIPKWQIVAGETLYGITKGLIPTVIVIIYGFVIGVNLNINILFMISILLHLTAFSLLGFIVALIVKNHGDQFSVNTFVITPMIFLSGTFYPVDKMPLFVKYIAYIFPLTYSTKLIRSSLLQGSINISNLLYMFLIILILIYLSKKIIHHIETV
- a CDS encoding ABC transporter ATP-binding protein, which translates into the protein MQIEVINLEKSFGNTKALKGVSFTVKHNSITALLGPNGAGKTTAINILTGLLKQDRGEIFYDKTPFTPKNNKIKKLIGVVPQHNNVDRDLTVVENWLVHSILYGINKEKRINKINEMLHFTGLSKHKDKKAGKLSGGMKRRLVIGRALLHEPKILFLDEPTVGLDPATRRHLWDFIKSINIKLGCTIILTTHYIEEAETLSNYVYFIDNGKIIKEGEPESLKNEVGKYTLEIFKDNKTVEEYFNSKKEALERLNSLNGVYSAKIREVNLEDVYLKLTGRKIEI